From the genome of Athene noctua chromosome 26, bAthNoc1.hap1.1, whole genome shotgun sequence:
AGGAGCTGTGATGCTAGAAGTGATGGAACCAGCCAGGAGGTTGGTGTGATGACATCCTTCCCCCCACACCCTTTAAATCACGTGATTAACCATATAAATACTTGCACAACAAGCCGTGGCACCCAAGAGAGAGCTGCTCTTACAGCAGGCTCCTTGTGCTCCTCTGCAGCAGTCTCCTCTACACACAAGGTGACTTAAcacatcccagcagcagcagacgACATCAGCTGCTTCACAAAAATTGACACATTTGTCTCCAGAAACAAGCACAAGCTGTAAAAAGGGCAAGGGCAAGAGGCACAACTAGATTCTGTTCACTGTGTCCATCTGCACCTTGCTTTGTGGCAGCTCCCTGGTATTTCCTGTTACCGCGAGAGGTGGAACCTGGGAAGGATCAAAGCCAAGCTTTcgaagaagaaaaaacatcactTTCTTTTACAGACTTCTGTATACAGATGAAGCTTAAGTATGTCAAGGTTTTCAACCTGCctgcttctgtctttttttgttgttgttttttaaatacacgAAGCTGCTGTCAtaactgagaaaatgtttttgtcaTAAACATAGCGCTGACAAAGTAGTATTTTGACCACATCTTTCAGTTGCTGGGATAACAGAGATTTAGAACAACACAGCACCTCCCTAGACACACAGACCCAGAGCTTTGATCTCTGTACTGCTGGTTTCTGATTCTCCCTGTTGCCTGTGGTTTTCCCTTACAGGGCACAGTTCTTTATCACGGCCCAAGTCTCTGTTGGTGTCCTCTCCTTCCACAAAGCTGCTCACGCTGGAGGAGGCACAGGCACGGACACAAGCCCAGATCAACTCTCCCATCGTGGCAGACAGCAAATACATAGAAGTGGGAGAAGGCCCTGCAGCTTTACAGGGGAAATTCCACACGGTCATAGACTTTCCATCCGAAAGGTAGAGACCACGTTTCCTTTCCAGCATGTGTCATAACTGGTtcgggtttgggtttggtttttttttttattacagcaaaAACCTGCTGATACTGACTTAGAGTAGTCATATGTAAAGTATTGTAGCCAGTTTTCCACCTGCCTTGGGCTCTGTGAGGATTCAGCTTACATCAGTTGTCTGGTGGACTTAGTTCAGCCATATAACTTCTGTGCCACTCCCTCCTTTTTAGCAGGGCTATCATTAAACGTATAAAGCAGTGTTGTTTGTGATGCCTGTACTAGTCATGAACGCAGAAATGTAAACAAGGTGAACACCTGGAAACGTCGGGGTTTTCCAGATTTCAGGAGTAATTGCCTGTAACAAATCCAGGTTTCCCTTGAAACGGAGCAGTTGGACAGACTTGATGACACTAGAAATTAAATATGGCAGTGGGAGGAGGCGAATGGGATTTTACAGCATGAGAAATGCTTTTGAACACCTTTTATGGCTGCACAGTTTCTCAGAGAACCGGTGCATCTGCTCACTAAATTAAAGCTGCTCCCTTGGCTGCTCTAGTGTCTAAGTGTGGAGCCTTTGCTCACCTGCATCGTGCCCGCTTTGTGTAGTTTGGTGGAATTTACCCAGCAAGGCTTTAGGGCTGAGCTACAAGAATGAAAACATCCTCAGCTCTGTAAAAGAGACCAAGTTTCTTAAGCGTTGTTTCAGCAGAAGGCAGACAGGGCTAACAAGCAACCAGTAGCAGGAACAAAATGCAGCTTCCCCCTCTAACAATTTGCTCTGTTCTCTCACTCCAGAAAAAGGCCGCCCAGCAAGATGAAGAAATCACCAGTCGGCAGCTGGCGTTCCTTCTTCAACCTGGGAAAATCATCCTCTGTGTCCAAACGCAAGCTCCAGCGCAATCCCAGCGAGCCCTCCGAAATGAAAGCCATAGCCCTGGCAGGTGAGGAGGCAAATCCAGCTTCTAAAAAAACCCGAGGTTTTGGGCAGTGCAGAATTCATGTTTACAGTGTGCTTTTATCTCCTCCTAGCGTGGAAACGGCGCATAACACCTCCAGTTCACTGCGGCCTTTCCCAAACGGATCTCACGATAGCTCGAGAGCCCAACCCGCTAGCGCACACACCTCTAACGCTTTTTTCAGAGATGCTCTTGAGAGACGATATGCGAGCATCATTATAATAAATCTCAGAATAATTCCTTCCGACACTCCTGTTATGAAATAAGAATACAGTCCTGGCTCCCTTTGCTGCTCTCAGCACACAATTGAACTAGGTCATGGCACTTTTCCACAAACACGTTCGCCCCCAAACTATACCTGTGTAACTAGAGAAGGCATCCAACAGCCTTTTGGTAGCCACATCAAGTGTACCTAGACTGAATTCTCAGCCCTTTCTGTATATAATTTACCATCTCTTTCCAAATTTAAAAATAGCAACAATATGTTTTTGTGGTAAAACACACCACAAATCCCTAAATGTGGGCCAGTGAGAGCTTCTATCCACCTTGTCCCTGGTGCTCTTTTCAGATTAGAACCCTCAGTCTTTAGTGTAATAAACACGTTATACCAACGTGCTTTAAGACTGTCCCTTGGAGCGCTGAAGTCGTCCTTGCTCATAGAATGATTTGTGTTAATGCTACTTTCTCACccatttttaaagggtttttgtTTGCTGGCAGGAACCAAGCAATTATCACAGGTACATCTGGACAGAGTTCGTAGCAGGATGAGGTGGGGAGTTGTTTCCCAGCCTGTCATCTGCAGCAGTTACCGTTTTGGTAGGTTACTCACTTCACAGACTGAGGAGAAGTATCAAAAATCGATTTGCTTTTTTGTAATTGCCTCTTGCCCAGCAGTATAAAATCATGGGTTGAAAGGGATCTCCGTAGGACAGGCTCCTGTGCAAAACAGAACTACATCTTGGACAGCAGAGCATACTAACAGTGGAGCAGGGTAAAGGTTTTCTTTAAGGGCTTTAGagtaaaaccaaaaccacacaaccCCAGAACAGACGAGCACAACTGTTGCTCTCAGGACAGTGGTACTGCTGCTAGAAACCCCTTTGTGTTTTTCCTGCCACCATTACATAGCCAAACATAAATTTTATAATTCAGCTTTTCACTATTTTGGTTGCGTTCCCCTTAGGTGGACGAGGAGACAGCGGGACTCTTCGATCAGCTAAAAGCGAGGAATCACTTACCTCTCTGCATGCTGTCGACGGTAAGACAGAATTGTACCTGCACTTCTAATGCATGTAGGTTAAAAAAGGTCTTTCGACATTACCAACTGCAGACATTCAACAGGGCAGATTTTCCACCCCTCCAGTAAAAGCTGGGCTGGCTAATTAATGAAGCAGCTTACCACTGCCCAGCACAATTGGGTAGGGGTACCACAGGGAAATAAATGCTCTtcatgtctttgttttccttctaagGTAAGAAAAGTAAACTTCTTGCTTTTATAGAGCTGGCACTGCTTACATTCCTTCCTTGCCATCTCCCCTTCCTATTCTAAGGTGGTAGAGACAGCATGGGGAAGGAGAGCACTTACTGAGAAAGCCTTAGGTCTACAGTACGCTTAAACTGGGTTTGCTTTTGCACACAGCTTAGTTTCAGACTAAATCAGACCTGACAACTGCTGTAAAAGAGTTTAAGCCAACGTAATAAACAGTTCCTGGTAACTACACTACTTCTGTGTTTAGAGTTCACCAGGTGAGCATCTTTCACGCTGCCTTAAGGCAACTTTAAACACACGACCCAACCGTCACCTCCGTGGACAGTCAGGTTTTGACACTAACCCGTGTGTATTTATTTACCCGTACCTAGGTGAATCCAAACTGTTTCGACCCAGAAGACCGAGGTCCAGCAGCGATGCGTTGTCTGCTTCCTTCAACGGAGAGCTCTTAGGAAACATGAACCGCTGCAATTCTTACGACAACCTTCCGCACGACAACGACAGTGATGGCGACGAGGGCCTCATCCACGTTCCTGCCCTGATTTCTCCTCGATCTGCTGAAGATGTTGACCTGAGCCCACCGGATATCGGAGTCGCTAGCCTGGATTTTGACCCGATGTCTTTTCAGTGCAGCCCACCTCAAGCAGAATCTGAGTGCCTGGACAGCAGCACCTCCCTGCTGGAGTCAGTCGGCATAAATAAGGAGAAGCCAAGCCTACTAAAGAAGGATTTCGAATCAGGCAGCCAGTCCCAGACACCAGGCAGTGCCACAAGCTCTGAGCCAGTCTCCCCTTACCAAGAGAAGATGAGTCCTTTCTTTACGCTGGACCTGAGCCCAACTGAAGAGAAGCCCTGCAAAGCTTCTGCCTTCTCACCCAAGATGGGGCGAAAGCCCCTCAAATCTCCGCCGCCGACTACGTCAGAACCTGTCTCCTTCACGCTGCCCGGCCGCGTGTCAGAAGGGATTGGAGGAGTGTCCACCACATCCAGAAACTCCTCTGCTTCCAGCTGGAGCAAAGGGATTGGCCTCACTGAAATGACAAACAGGTCCCCAACCCAGATGTCCTTGCCCctgaaaaacagtgaaacagGAGCAGGGGAAGGCGCCCACCAAGAGCTACAGCATGCCCAGCTAGTGGCTGCTGGCAAACCAGAGTTGCCAGAAGAAGGGGAGAGACCAATGTCAAGCAGTCAGAATAAGACTGTACCCACTGGACACGCACAGCCAGGTACAGTGCATTTTCCTCCATTCTTTCTTTAAGTTCCAAAGGGGACCTGCTCTCAGAAACATCCTCCTCTGCGTGCCTTTTAGGAGAGGGGATTGCCCGTCAGTTCTGATCACAAGTGTCTTGCAGGGCTGTGCAGATCAGTAAGGTCTTAACCTCTGCCTTCTCCCTACATCACACCAATCTCAGATAATTTTCCATAATACTTTGTATcacactttccccccccccatcctgtcATACGTGAAAATCTATAGCATGTCCTTCTGAATCATTTCAGCCAATAGCCCATctaagactttttctttcttaaattaaaaatctgcCAACACATGAAGAAGGGACCTTTTCGCCTAAAACCTTATGATCAAAGTTGTATAAGGGTATCTCGTTCTCTGCTACCTACTTTCTACCTCTAGAAATGCAAGAGGAGCCTTTAGACAatctcttgtggttttttttcctttttgtgatgAACTGCTGTGCTGTTGAGCAGCGTTTGCATGTGAGACAGAAGAGATAGCGTTTCACATCAGAAGGAGTTGCCACTGTGAAAGTGTGGAAagcatcttttaatttttttttataatagtcATTAAGGTTAGGTCACTCTCCTTATTGGGTAACATAAAATCACTCTCTCTCTCAATTTTCCCCCCATTAGGAGCAGTTGCCCTCGACTCCCCCCAGGATCCTGTTCCCGTCAGTTCTGTGTCTCttatccctcctcctcctccgaaAAACGCAGCGCGCATGCTAGCCCTAGCGTTAGCCGAGTCCGCGCAGCAAGCGTCCGCTCAGTCTCAGAAAAGGCCAGGAGATGCTCATTCTGAAAGCACCAATTATGGAGAGACTGAAGCTGGCACAGCTCTAGAAAAGCTCCATCTCTCTGCTGGTGCTCCAGACAAGCTCCACCTCTATACCGGTCTGCCCGAGAACCGACTTCACTTCCAGCCCGGTGCACCAGTAGAGCAGGATTTCCAAGGTAGCAGCACACCCGGGGAGCAGAACCACCCGCCCGGTGCGCCTGGAAACCGGGACCCCCCACCTCTCCACCCTGGCATGCCTGGGGACCTGCCCGATAGCAGAGATGCAGAGCAGGAGCAGTCCAGCTTCCATCCTGGTAAACCGGGGGACAAAGATCCCTTCCCCTCCCACGCTGGGGACTGGgagcacagccccccccagccccctccggGTGCACTGCCTGACTGGGAACCACCCACCACAGACTTGCCTCTAGATAAGCCCCACCACCTCCGCGCGTGCGTGGCTGGGGACAAGCACCACGTCCCGATCTGCGCAGCCGACGACAAACTCCAGTCTCCTCCCGTCGTAACGGCCGGGGAAAAAAGCAGCCCGGCTTCCGTGCCGTATTTAACCACCATCCAGACAACagcagccgagccgagccgtgggCCAGCAGGTCCAGCCACAACTCAGGCAGACGCCAGCGTTGCGGCCGCACCGCGCCCGCTCGCGAGCGgccagcccgccccgccgcagaGGCAGGATCACCAGTCGGCCATGGGACAGGTGCCAGCAGCCTCCGCAAAAGCACCGAGTACTTCCAGTCAGGTATGTGGATGTGCTCCCtcccacacctccccaggccttgCACGGCTCAGAGTTGTAGTTGTAGGAGGGCTGAGCTCTGGGAGAGTCGGTCCAAATCCAAGTGGCCAGAGGCAGGGGGCTCACAGGTTACTGGAAATTGGACAACACCCAACCTTGTGGGAAATTTCCTAAGTGAACACCCCCCCATATATCCTCTCTCCttggttttaaggaaaaaataaaattatctgctGGGTTGTCTGATACAGAGAACACTAGTTCAGAAACAAGTAAGAATTTTTGCATCCTCTCTTCACTGAGGCTGACAATATCCTCATCCAACATCCTCTTTAATAAAGCAGGTCAGGTTCTTGTGTGAGAGTTAGACATGGAAATGTTCGCTCAGAAATCCAACTGGCTGCCCACGAAGCCTGCAGCCTGTCTTAAAGCACCATAGACACATTTAAGGAAGGGACTTCTGATGTATTACACTACTTGATCTGCTCACCAGGGTGTGAGGAGTTTAAACGCAGGTATGTTTTCATTAAGACAAGCACATTTATAAGCAAGACCCCCTAACGAAACGCTGAGGCAACTCTGTAAAAGTTTTAAACTGTTGCATAAAGACACCCGCCTCAGAGCATCCCGTTTGTGATGGGTCCCAGAATCTCCCAGAGGTACCACACTGCCCTTGCTGAGGAAGGGAACCTGCAGCTCTCTGACAGTGAGTGGCACTAGCTCTTCGCAGCAAACAGAAACCAGGCACTTGAATTAATTTATGTGAGCATCTGTGGTATTTTATCTACAGGATTGGGGGGAGGAAAGATGCTTCACCTCTAACTGCCTCTGGTTTCTTCCCTATAGGTTTGGGGCGCAACCACACCTGAGAAGCCAGCTGAGCCCACGCCTGGTTTTGTCTCAGAGAGCAGTTCCACCACCCGCTGCTCCTCTTCGGTGCCCACGGGCCACCAGAGCCATTTGGAAAAGCCCCGGGAGACTACAAGGGCTCCCCCGCTGCACCTGCGGTCCGAGTCTGTCCCCACACACTCCTCCTACGGCTTCACACCCCCTGTCCCGCCCGTGCGAACGCTGGAGAGCAAAATCGCTGCCGCCATGCACTCCAACAACGCCGACACCGTCAACAACTCCAACTACCACGCCTTCCTGTCCTCCTCCATGCTGGCCTCCTCTGTGGAGGAAGCTCTGctgccgcccccgccgcccccgccgcccaagCACACGTCCCTGCAGTCCGTGTACGTGCCGCACCCCAAGCCGGAGAGCGTCCCCGAGCCCTCCGGGCCGGATGGCTACCTGCACCACAAGCCGGCTTCCATCCACCAGTACCGGCCCGAGAGCGTCCCTCCTCACCTCTCCTACCACGGCAAGGCGGAGCAGCACCAAGCCTACCCTCCTCGGTCGGAGCCACCCGCTCCCGCCGGCACCCGCTACAACACCTACACCAGCCAAGGGAAGAGCACCTCAGGCCTGCACTCCAAACCTCGCAGCCGGACGGAGTTCGTGTCCTCCGTCAGCCCCACGGGCCTGCGCAGCGCTGGCTACGCCGAGGACGCTCCGCCCTATCCCACCATCCGCAGGGTCCAGTCGCTGCACGTCCCCACCCCGGCTGCCTCCGCCATCCGCTCCGTTCCCATCTCACGGACCGAGGTGCCTCCGGACGACGAGCCCGTGTACTGCCCGCGGCCCCTCTACCAGTACAAGCCATATCAGCCCCACTCCGACTACCACGTAACCCAGCTGCAGCCTTACTTTGAGAACGGGCGGGTGCACTACCGCTACAGTCCTTACTCCAGCTCGTCCACATCCTCTTACTACACCACTGCTGATGGGAGCTTTTACGACCTGGACCCGTACAGCACCGTGCGGGTCAGGCCTTTCCACCCCCTGCCCAGCCGGGATTTTGCGTCGTACGCTTCCCGGCTGCAGAGCAAAGGCCTGTACCGCTACCCCAGCCTGTCAGCCTACCCTCGGGGCGGCCTCATCAGCCACCTGGCAGGCAAAGAGCACAGTTTCATCAGCAGAGACGTGCCTCCCGCCCCGGACATCAAGCACATGTACATGTCGTGGGACCTGGAGGACATGGAGAAGTACCGCATGCAGTCCATTCGCCGGGAGAGCCGCACGCGCCAGAAGGTGAAAGGGCCGGTGATGTCCCAGTACGATAACGTGGCCCCGCTGCTGCCGGAGGAACTGGGAGGACTGGATGTGATTCACTTGCGCAGCAAATCGGATCCTGGGAAAAGCGGCCTCCTCACCGTGGcggaagggaaggaggggaggtaCCCGGCCAAAGCGGCTACGCCCGAGGGGGACGAGCGTTACTACATGCAGCACCCCGAGGCGGAGCTGGACAGAGCCCACTACCACGGGGCCTACGGGAACGGGCCCTCGGAGAAGCCATCCCTCCCCCAGAAGCAGAGCAGCCTCCGGAACAGGAAGCTGCACGAGCCCGGCTGCAACACCAGCGAACACAGGACGCACTTGCAGCAGGAATCGAGCCATAGGCAGCCTTCCGAGGCCAAAAACGGGCCCCCTTATCCCGACTACAGGCCCAAAGGTGGCCCGGAGCCCTCGGAGCCCATCGGCTACCAGCACGCGGGCAGCAAGTATATCCCGGCGAACCAGGAGACCCTGAGACTGAACCACAAGGAGGTGAGGTTGGCAGAAGACAGGCCCGATTTGGAGAGGTCTCGAGCCAGGCCGACCCCATCCATGGAGAAACACTCCAGAGACTGCTACAAAGAAGAGGAACACGCCGCCCCTCCCATGGCACCGCCGCCCAAGCCTGAACGGAGCCACAGCCTCAGAATGCAGCACCCCGAAACCATGGAGAGGGACTCTGCCCTCCTCTACCCCTACCAAACCCTTGGGAAACGCCAAAGCACTATGACTGTGGTGTCCCAGTATGATAATTTGGAGGATTACCATACCATGCCTCAGCACCAAAGAGGGGGCTATGTTGGAGGAGGGGGGTTTGTGCCCCCCGCTTTTACCCACGTGCACAGTAGAACTTACGCCACGGCCCTTGGCCAGGGAGCCTTCCTCCCAACGGAGCTGTGTTTGCAGAGGCCTGAAACAGAGGTCCACGTTGAGTGAGCTGgtgtggggggaaggagggatAGAGTCTAAGCAGCCTCTGCTGGACAGCggactgttttattttttcagtgatggaaaaaaaaaaaaaaacacaaacaaaaacacccacaaaCCACCAACCAACCCTGCCCCAATGAGCAAAGCAAACCCACCTTCAGCCCCACCCCTACCAGCCCACCAACTCACTGTTTTTATGTAGTAGAGATAGAGCTTTTTCATGTAGTTTTGAGACAACTGGAATGATAGGGCAGGCTGTTGGCACACAGATGTTGCCAGAGAGGCCGGGCAGAACCAAAAAAGATGCTgttggggcaggggggtgggaaggaaaaagtttttccttcccCAGACTTGATGTTGGCAGTTACCACCGCTTCTTCACCATGCCTCCGTGGTCTTGTGCATGATGGACTGTGCATGCAGCTCTTCTCCCCGTGAGCCCCGTGCGTAGTAGGTCGCCCATCCCACTGCTCGCTTCCAAGGATGGGTCTCTTGTGACATGCCTTGGAAGAACCACCCTTCTGCCCCCTCTGAGGTTACGCAGCAAGAACAGGCTAAAAGCTGGGCAGGGGGGAAAAGACTTCCCGAGTATTTTCTTCTGGGTAAATGCCAAGGTCCTGCTTCTCCCTTGAAAATTATTGCTTAGGCCTAGTGGATCCACTTCACTTGCTTTGAAGTGGGTGGGAGCCTGTGGAATAGGCTCTGCAGCAAGTTCGAAATACAACGCACTTTTTAAATTGCTTAACAAGCTGCTTCTGACTGCAAGAAGtcaaattactttaaatttctCTATTGTAAGCAGAGGCCAGCTATGGAAGCCAAGTAAGGCAGGTTTGCATTTCTCataccaaaagaaataaaacaccaAAATACACCAAACCATACACACAGAGATCAGAACAGCACACCCATTTCATGCCAGTTCCTCTTTGCTGCTAGGCTATCTACAGTCCAGATGATTTAATACCATGTTGTGGCTGGCCAGACAGTATCATCTctctacaaaaaaaaatactataaaaagtttaaaatttataGCATTATGTCCAGCTTGTAAATTGGAGCCCAACTTACCAGCTGGGACTGACTGTGTAAGTGCCCAGATACCTGCATGACCAGCTCTTTGCCCCGGGCCAGAGCCTGCAGCTCTTAGATCAGGGAATGCTCCTACTGACCTTAAACTGAAGGTCTCCAGGACGTGGCTTCCTGTAACCTCGGAGTTCTGCGTTGGCCAGGGGATCCCTGTGAAATTGTGGCACATACACAGGAGTTACGTGCTGTCTGTGCGCTGTGAAATAGTGTTGCCTCCCGTATCACAAGCGTAGCTCCTAGCAGTGTTCAGTTAGTAGTAGGGACAGAAGGCCAGTGCACTCTAATACACTAATAATGTCATCCTAGGTATTTAAAAGCTTTCCGTATTGTAAAAGAAGCCGGGTAGCATCTCACGTGCAGCCTCTCGGACTTCCCAGGACTCGCTGCCACCCCACCTTATAAATAAAGCACATGCATTTCATGAGCCAGGGCTTGCAAGCAATACTACTTGAGATTTAggagtttttaaaatgttcactgATAAATTCCAAGGCCATTCCTGTTCTGTGTGGTTGAAGAACTTCTCTACCCCTTTTGAATCtcttaatgttttattaaaaaccTGCAGGTCCTAGAGTTAGCACGCAGCTGTGACAGTTAAAGGGACCTTAGATGGTTTTTTGAACAAAAGTTTCATGGCTATTTTGGGGCttttaaattataagaaaaaCCTGCTTCTAGTAGCTAATTAGTCTTTAGCTGTTTGCTTCTTTTAATCTTGTAGCCTTGTCTGGGGCTGTTTCAGTAACACTACCTTATGTTTCTAATTTATTGTGCAATGCTGTTGTTTTAAGCATTTTGTTTAGAAGAGTTGTTCTTACATGTTACGGAAATAAATCTGgcagtcagaaagaaaagaaaaaaaagaaaaaaaaaaagaagaagaaaaaaaaagaagcactgTGATCCAGGTTACCACAATCTCCTTGTGAGTAATTACCAGGTAgagggggttggttttttttgtgagggaatgctttttttttggtaatgttttcttttaaggaaaactaacaaaaacaaaacaattataTACAAAGGGGCCAGTGGGTGAGCCCCATCGTGGGCCACTCTGTCTACATTGCTAGCTAACTCCCTAGGAAAGGCTGACCTGTCCAGAGTCCTCGGTGCGAGCGCGCCCAGGGAGTCCCGTTTAAGTAGGGGCTCTCTCCCTAGAGACCAGGACTAGGACCAGTCCTCAACCCTTGTAGCACAGTCTCCCCACAGCTACCAGTTACCTGCCGAGGTCTCCAGTCGAAGCAGGGACAAGGTATTTGGTTCAGGCTATTTGGGATTCAGGTAAGAGAGCTGTAGGTCAATCCTCTCTCTCAATGAAAGCCTTAActcccccctcctgcccccacagCAACTCTCCTCACCTCCGTTTTGGCCTTACGTGAACCAGGACTATCCTTCTCCTCTGAGGGGGCTGAACCCAGCTCCCACTAATTGTAAACGCCTCTCTGGATTTTCCTGCTCAAAGCCACTGTCTCCCTCTGGAGATCAAGTGCCATCCCTGGACAACTTGTGTTCCTTGTAGTCTCATGCTCCTCCTGCCCGAGCCTGGGCTCTTCCCCTCACTGCACTGAGTGAAGGGGCAGGTGCTCAGCACCCTCTCACCCCAGGGGAAACAAAAGCTGCCCGCACCGTTCAAGAAGAGCTTCACCCAAACACCTCGATGGCTGCTGCGAACAGCCTTCCCCTTGAGAACGAGAAGGTCtcttgttaaaaaggaaaaattaatacccagccctgctcccacctcTCCGCACGCAGCCACGTGTACGTCGAGGGCTGGGAGCTCTCAGAGAACCCAGACTAAACTTGTGTTGAGCCAcaagtacaaaaaataaataagcaaggtTAAGGCACCAGCTTTTCCCATACAGTAATAGAGATGAGCACCTTTCTTTTGGTGTTGCAACTGCCCATGGCTTAAACATCTA
Proteins encoded in this window:
- the ARHGAP32 gene encoding rho GTPase-activating protein 32 isoform X2, which encodes MMKSSVHTEEDDFVPELQRSIHPRERPDWEETLSAMARGADIPDIPGELPLRTCGSTASMKVKNVKKYINPGLMGCDAFHRLSFTKGHFPKMAECAHFHYENVDFGNIQLSLPEEQNEVTRNGCESKELVYLVQISCQGRSWIVKRSYEDFRVLDKHLHLCIYDRRFSQLSELPRSDALKDSPELVTQMLMAYLSRLSAIAGNKINCGPALTWMEIDNKGNHLLVHEESSINVPAIAAAHVIKRYIAQAADELSFEVGDIVSVIDMPPKELTTWWRGKHGFQVGFFPSECVELINDKVPQSVTNSVPKPVSKKHGKLITFLRTFMKSRPTKQKLKQRGILKERVFGCDLGEHLLNSGHDVPQVLKSCTEFIEKHGIVDGIYRLSGIASNIQKLRHEFDSEQIPDLTKDIYIQDIHCVGSLCKLYFRELPNPLLTYQLYEKFSDAVSAATDEERLVKIHDVIQQLPPPHYRTLEFLMRHLARLADYCSITNMHTKNLAIVWAPNLLRSKQIESACFSGTAAFMEVRIQSVVVEFILNHVDVLFSSKLSSVIRDGAGHSSLSRPKSLLVSSPSTKLLTLEEAQARTQAQINSPIVADSKYIEVGEGPAALQGKFHTVIDFPSERKRPPSKMKKSPVGSWRSFFNLGKSSSVSKRKLQRNPSEPSEMKAIALAGGRGDSGTLRSAKSEESLTSLHAVDGESKLFRPRRPRSSSDALSASFNGELLGNMNRCNSYDNLPHDNDSDGDEGLIHVPALISPRSAEDVDLSPPDIGVASLDFDPMSFQCSPPQAESECLDSSTSLLESVGINKEKPSLLKKDFESGSQSQTPGSATSSEPVSPYQEKMSPFFTLDLSPTEEKPCKASAFSPKMGRKPLKSPPPTTSEPVSFTLPGRVSEGIGGVSTTSRNSSASSWSKGIGLTEMTNRSPTQMSLPLKNSETGAGEGAHQELQHAQLVAAGKPELPEEGERPMSSSQNKTVPTGHAQPGAVALDSPQDPVPVSSVSLIPPPPPKNAARMLALALAESAQQASAQSQKRPGDAHSESTNYGETEAGTALEKLHLSAGAPDKLHLYTGLPENRLHFQPGAPVEQDFQGSSTPGEQNHPPGAPGNRDPPPLHPGMPGDLPDSRDAEQEQSSFHPGKPGDKDPFPSHAGDWEHSPPQPPPGALPDWEPPTTDLPLDKPHHLRACVAGDKHHVPICAADDKLQSPPVVTAGEKSSPASVPYLTTIQTTAAEPSRGPAGPATTQADASVAAAPRPLASGQPAPPQRQDHQSAMGQVPAASAKAPSTSSQVWGATTPEKPAEPTPGFVSESSSTTRCSSSVPTGHQSHLEKPRETTRAPPLHLRSESVPTHSSYGFTPPVPPVRTLESKIAAAMHSNNADTVNNSNYHAFLSSSMLASSVEEALLPPPPPPPPKHTSLQSVYVPHPKPESVPEPSGPDGYLHHKPASIHQYRPESVPPHLSYHGKAEQHQAYPPRSEPPAPAGTRYNTYTSQGKSTSGLHSKPRSRTEFVSSVSPTGLRSAGYAEDAPPYPTIRRVQSLHVPTPAASAIRSVPISRTEVPPDDEPVYCPRPLYQYKPYQPHSDYHVTQLQPYFENGRVHYRYSPYSSSSTSSYYTTADGSFYDLDPYSTVRVRPFHPLPSRDFASYASRLQSKGLYRYPSLSAYPRGGLISHLAGKEHSFISRDVPPAPDIKHMYMSWDLEDMEKYRMQSIRRESRTRQKVKGPVMSQYDNVAPLLPEELGGLDVIHLRSKSDPGKSGLLTVAEGKEGRYPAKAATPEGDERYYMQHPEAELDRAHYHGAYGNGPSEKPSLPQKQSSLRNRKLHEPGCNTSEHRTHLQQESSHRQPSEAKNGPPYPDYRPKGGPEPSEPIGYQHAGSKYIPANQETLRLNHKEVRLAEDRPDLERSRARPTPSMEKHSRDCYKEEEHAAPPMAPPPKPERSHSLRMQHPETMERDSALLYPYQTLGKRQSTMTVVSQYDNLEDYHTMPQHQRGGYVGGGGFVPPAFTHVHSRTYATALGQGAFLPTELCLQRPETEVHVE